AAAGCCAAGGATCGGTGTGTTCGTCTGCCATTGCGGAACCAATATTGGAAGTATCGTTGATGTTCCCGCTGTCACAGCCTACGCGAAGACACTGCCGGATGTTGTGTACGCGGGAGAGAATCTTTTCACCTGTTCCCAGGATACACAGGAAATTATTAAGGAACTGATAGACGAATACAAACTCAACCGAGTGGTCGTTTCCTCATGTTCCCCCAGCACGCATGAACCGCTTTTCCAGGAAACCATCAGGGAAGCCGGTTTGAATCCCTATCTGTTCAACATGGCCAACATAAGGAATCAGTGCAGCTGGGTTCACCGCGCGGAACCTGCGAAAGCGACTGAAAAAGCGAAGATCCTGACAAGAATAGCGGTGGGAAAAGCGCGGTTATTGAAGGCGCTTCATACCGTTGCGCTGGATGTCACTCAAAAGGGGCTGGTTGTTGGCGGAGGCCTTGCCGGCATGACGGCAGCATTATCCATAGCGGACCAGGGCTATGAAGTTGCTCTTGTTGAAAGAGATAAAGTTCTCGGCGGCAATCTCAGAAGTCTTACGAAGAGACCGGATGGACGAAATGTTGCTGAATATCTTGATGAACTGATTAAAAGAATAGAAGAACATCCAAGATTGACTGTATACCTGAACTCCACAGTATCCGCCATCGATGGTTATATAGGTAACTATCTCACATCTATTGAGAAAAGCGATACAGGGGAGACCGAGGAGTACGAACACGGGATAATCATAATAACGACCGGTGCGGTTGAAATGACGCCGGATTCATATCTATACGGTGACGAAAATGTGCTTACACAACTGGAACTTGAAAGCGATCTCGAGGAAAACGAGAAGAAGTACAGCAAGCTGAAAAGCGTGGTGATGATTCAGTGTGTCGGATCAAGGGACGATGACCATCCGTACTGCTCCAGAGTATGCTGCACACAGGCCGTTAAGAACGCCATACGTCTCAAGGAACTCAATCAGAAAATGAATGTCTATATCCTCTACCGTGATATTCGAACCTACGGTTTCAACGAGGAGTACTACCAGCAGGCCAGAAATATGGGCGTAATATTCATCAGATACGAAGATGACAACAAACCGATTGTAAAATACGTCAAAGATGGTGAAAACAAAAAGATAGCAGTCAGTGTCCGCGATCATGTTCTTGATACGGAGATTGAGATCGCCCCTGACAGGATAATACTTGCAGCGGCCATGAAGCCTCAGGAAGACGCCGAAAAACTCTCACAGATGCTCAAGATACCGCTCAACGAAGACAGGTTCTTCATGGAAGCCCATGTAAAACTCAGACCTGTGGATTTCTCCGCTGAGGGAATATTCCTGGCAGGATTAGCTCATTCACCCAAGAACATGGACGAGACCGTCTCGCAGGCTAAAGCTGCCGCAGAACGGGCCTGCATCATCATAAGTTCTGACAAGTATCTGTCAGTTGCCAATATAGCCAGCGTGGACCCCGACGTCTGCATAGGATGCGGAATGTGCGTATCCGTATGTCCCTACAGCGCCCCGGGTCTTATCTGGAAGAACGGCAGACAGGTCTGCTCGATCAATACAGCTCTGTGCAAGGGTTGCGGAAGTTGTTCTACAGTCTGCCCCTCAGGCGCTATGGAGCAGCTGGGCTACAGCGAAGAACAGACCCTCGAAATGGTGAATTTCTCCCTGGTAAACCTTTAGCCATTCTACGGTGTATCGCACTGCTTCGCTGTGAATCCGGTCAAATGGTTTTGTAAAGCCGGAAAAGCTCCAGTTGTGTACGTTTCTTCAGACCGGTATGAAGATTCATACCAGTTTACTCTTACATGAATCTTTCTACAACTTACTTTATTTCAGCAACCATTTCCAAAAGGGGTTTGAAGTTTTGCCCGTTGGGGTCGCCATTCCTTTATCCAGCTCTTGATAAATCAATAAATTCAGATAAATTGCGAGTTCCTGTTTCATTCATTTCTTGCTTCTTAACTGGTTGGATCACCAATTTTCCATAATCCCTTTTCCAGGAAAGCTTCAATGGTTTGGCGTTTTGCTTTATTGATTAAATTC
The genomic region above belongs to Candidatus Aegiribacteria sp. and contains:
- a CDS encoding 4Fe-4S binding protein, with the protein product KPRIGVFVCHCGTNIGSIVDVPAVTAYAKTLPDVVYAGENLFTCSQDTQEIIKELIDEYKLNRVVVSSCSPSTHEPLFQETIREAGLNPYLFNMANIRNQCSWVHRAEPAKATEKAKILTRIAVGKARLLKALHTVALDVTQKGLVVGGGLAGMTAALSIADQGYEVALVERDKVLGGNLRSLTKRPDGRNVAEYLDELIKRIEEHPRLTVYLNSTVSAIDGYIGNYLTSIEKSDTGETEEYEHGIIIITTGAVEMTPDSYLYGDENVLTQLELESDLEENEKKYSKLKSVVMIQCVGSRDDDHPYCSRVCCTQAVKNAIRLKELNQKMNVYILYRDIRTYGFNEEYYQQARNMGVIFIRYEDDNKPIVKYVKDGENKKIAVSVRDHVLDTEIEIAPDRIILAAAMKPQEDAEKLSQMLKIPLNEDRFFMEAHVKLRPVDFSAEGIFLAGLAHSPKNMDETVSQAKAAAERACIIISSDKYLSVANIASVDPDVCIGCGMCVSVCPYSAPGLIWKNGRQVCSINTALCKGCGSCSTVCPSGAMEQLGYSEEQTLEMVNFSLVNL